One Castanea sativa cultivar Marrone di Chiusa Pesio chromosome 4, ASM4071231v1 DNA window includes the following coding sequences:
- the LOC142633077 gene encoding protein SMALL AUXIN UP-REGULATED RNA 9-like encodes MESVEVKCRNTLIFKAWKRCLSLVAGNKKCCSSTSKKNRQVAPEGCFAVYVGPQKQRFVIKTKLVNHPLFAMLLEDAELEYGYNSEGPLVLPCDVDLFYKVLAEMESSEDFSPGCGFAKGYSLILPSPARRSNIVSINKGHDAYSLLSSSNSMIKMNQLGPFIIRSC; translated from the coding sequence ATGGAAAGCGTAGAAGTTAAGTGCAGGAACACCTTGATTTTCAAGGCATGGAAACGATGTCTATCACTAGTAGCTGGCAACAAAAAATGTTGTTCATCAACGAGCAAAAAGAATCGACAAGTAGCTCCGGAAGGTTGTTTCGCGGTCTATGTTGGACCTCAAAAACAACGATTTGTGATCAAGACCAAGCTTGTTAATCATCCTTTGTTCGCGATGCTGCTAGAGGATGCTGAATTGGAATATGGGTACAATAGTGAAGGCCCTCTTGTGCTCCCTTGTGATGTTGATTTGTTCTACAAAGTGTTGGCAGAGATGGAAAGCAGCGAGGATTTTAGTCCTGGTTGCGGCTTCGCTAAAGGTTATTCCTTAATTCTGCCAAGTCCAGCTCGTAGGTCCAACATTGTTAGCATTAACAAGGGTCATGATGCCTATAGTCTTCTTAGTTCATCAAATTCGATGATTAAGATGAATCAACTAGGACCATTTATTATAAGATCATGTTGA